A region of Micromonospora sp. WMMD882 DNA encodes the following proteins:
- a CDS encoding DUF6244 family protein, producing MINLIRYVMVVAATCDVGRNTPADPAGGRVSSAAEMIARLSQASQKLDEARAKTVAATQDVTEARTLVAAALEGADPGPLIGVIDAYGQALTQAAQNVGPVRQHLQETITRAQSLGN from the coding sequence GTGATCAACCTCATACGCTACGTGATGGTCGTCGCCGCGACCTGCGACGTCGGCCGCAACACTCCGGCTGACCCTGCGGGAGGACGTGTGAGTAGCGCGGCGGAGATGATCGCGAGGCTGAGTCAGGCCTCGCAGAAGCTCGACGAGGCGCGGGCCAAGACAGTGGCTGCCACCCAGGACGTCACCGAGGCGCGGACGCTCGTGGCCGCCGCGTTGGAAGGCGCCGACCCCGGTCCGTTGATCGGCGTCATCGACGCGTACGGCCAGGCGCTCACGCAGGCCGCGCAGAACGTCGGACCGGTGCGGCAGCACCTCCAGGAAACGATCACCAGGGCCCAGTCGTTGGGAAACTGA
- a CDS encoding tetratricopeptide repeat protein encodes MEPTPHRWIRAARHRDRRRLLADGLDAPVLADLDAHRWLRGPYTAVGALLRGLVPTVLAERPDLVAAHEIELLSVAPELRELVPATRETLTSLAVPEERTRFYPRARTLRLAHGLVEFLDAWLRHLDDGPRCLLVENLHEADPTDREFFAVLLRRADPTRLRLRLATTAAPVEEPPGPAAAPLGPALRRYAAPVDGDRTGPLADLPRPTGAETTGVAASNAETSVEPAGMKAAGTEAAREYVRGDCVDDDPTVLAAYRTLPAAVRADLHDARADELLATGERSWRLGAVTLHRERGGAPATAGVQALRDALEYCVNLGFYHATLEYGARGRALVDWSAQMEHWWAFTTKMTTSLMALGRPIEALALYDEARAHTDSAMVHMQAAYATGMIYTRHLETGERDHRQARAWCNAAIAYARLAPDRQQSAAHLVFNRNGLALVAMHEGKLDEALDLVTRGLAELDEALGAGQHHLHRSVLRHNRSQLLAALGRREEALAELDAVIEVDPNHVEYHLDRGGLLRRLGRDEEALASYDQAIRLSPPFPEVHYNRADVLLELGAVQAALAGFDRVLDLEPEHLDARINRAGLRQALDDTEGAWADVRAGLDLAPGNAYLLCVRGQLELEHDLAQARRTLSAALAVDPTLAAAWAARGAAAYQEGDLAAAVADLSHALALDDDPAVRFNRGLALADAGRHAEADADFQACAAADPDLAAEVREHRARLLPA; translated from the coding sequence ATGGAACCGACTCCGCACCGCTGGATCAGGGCCGCCCGACACCGTGACCGACGACGGTTGCTGGCCGACGGGCTCGACGCTCCCGTCCTGGCCGACCTGGACGCCCACCGGTGGCTGCGGGGGCCGTACACCGCCGTCGGCGCGCTGCTGCGCGGGCTGGTCCCGACCGTACTGGCGGAACGCCCCGACCTCGTGGCGGCGCACGAGATCGAGCTGCTCTCCGTCGCGCCGGAGCTGCGGGAGCTGGTGCCGGCCACCCGGGAGACCCTGACCTCGCTCGCGGTGCCCGAGGAGCGCACCCGCTTCTATCCCCGGGCCCGCACCCTGCGGCTCGCGCACGGGCTGGTGGAGTTCCTCGACGCCTGGCTGCGTCATCTCGACGACGGGCCGCGCTGCCTGCTGGTGGAGAACCTGCACGAGGCCGACCCCACCGACCGGGAGTTCTTCGCGGTGCTGCTGCGGCGGGCCGACCCCACCCGGCTGCGCCTGCGGCTGGCCACCACGGCCGCGCCGGTCGAGGAGCCGCCCGGCCCGGCCGCCGCGCCGCTCGGCCCGGCGCTGCGCCGGTACGCCGCCCCCGTCGACGGCGACCGGACCGGGCCGCTCGCCGACCTGCCGCGACCCACCGGCGCGGAGACGACCGGGGTGGCCGCCAGCAACGCGGAGACCAGCGTCGAGCCGGCCGGCATGAAAGCGGCCGGCACGGAAGCGGCCCGGGAGTACGTCCGGGGCGACTGCGTCGACGACGACCCGACGGTGCTCGCCGCGTACCGGACGTTGCCCGCGGCGGTCCGCGCCGACCTGCACGACGCCCGCGCCGACGAGCTGCTCGCCACCGGCGAACGCTCGTGGCGGCTCGGCGCGGTCACGCTGCACCGCGAACGCGGCGGCGCGCCCGCCACCGCCGGCGTCCAGGCGCTGCGCGACGCGCTGGAGTACTGCGTCAACCTGGGCTTCTACCACGCCACCCTGGAGTACGGGGCGCGCGGACGGGCACTCGTCGACTGGTCCGCGCAGATGGAGCACTGGTGGGCGTTCACCACCAAGATGACCACGTCGCTGATGGCGTTGGGTCGCCCGATCGAGGCGCTCGCCCTCTACGACGAGGCGCGGGCGCACACCGACAGCGCGATGGTGCACATGCAGGCCGCGTACGCCACCGGCATGATCTACACCCGGCACCTGGAGACCGGGGAGCGGGACCACCGGCAGGCCCGCGCCTGGTGCAACGCCGCGATCGCGTACGCCCGACTCGCCCCGGACCGCCAGCAGAGCGCCGCCCACCTGGTCTTCAACCGCAACGGGCTGGCGTTGGTGGCGATGCACGAGGGGAAACTGGACGAGGCGCTCGACCTGGTCACCCGGGGTCTGGCGGAGCTGGACGAGGCGCTCGGGGCCGGGCAGCACCACCTGCACCGGTCGGTGTTGCGGCACAACCGCTCCCAGCTCCTGGCCGCCCTCGGCCGGCGGGAGGAGGCGCTGGCCGAACTGGACGCGGTGATCGAGGTCGACCCTAACCATGTGGAGTACCACCTCGACCGGGGCGGTCTGCTACGCCGGCTGGGCCGCGACGAGGAGGCCCTGGCCAGCTACGACCAGGCGATCCGCCTCTCCCCGCCGTTCCCGGAGGTGCACTACAACCGGGCCGACGTGCTGCTGGAGCTGGGCGCGGTTCAGGCGGCGCTGGCCGGCTTCGACCGGGTGCTCGACCTGGAGCCGGAGCACCTCGACGCGCGCATCAACCGGGCCGGGCTACGCCAGGCGCTCGACGACACCGAGGGCGCCTGGGCGGACGTCCGGGCCGGGCTGGACCTCGCCCCCGGCAACGCGTACCTGCTCTGCGTACGCGGCCAGTTGGAGCTGGAACACGATCTGGCGCAGGCGCGGCGGACGCTGAGCGCCGCGCTGGCCGTGGATCCGACGCTCGCCGCCGCCTGGGCGGCCCGGGGCGCGGCGGCCTACCAGGAGGGTGACCTCGCGGCGGCCGTCGCCGACCTGAGCCACGCGTTGGCGCTCGACGACGATCCGGCCGTCCGGTTCAACCGGGGCCTGGCGCTCGCCGACGCCGGCCGGCACGCCGAGGCCGACGCCGACTTCCAGGCGTGCGCGGCGGCCGACCCGGACCTGGCCGCCGAGGTACGCGAACACCGCGCCCGGCTGCTGCCCGCCTGA
- a CDS encoding AfsR/SARP family transcriptional regulator translates to MASINGQNVPLGGRQPKTILSRLLLANGLVVGDDTIVDAVWGARPPRSARQALHTYVRHLRRALEPDREPRGASAVLVRHPGGYAVDPTRVELDADRFADLVATGSAALLDGRCDVALTRLDAALGLWHGAPYADLGAASVVQGAVRQLELLRATAREDRIAARLALGQHHRVLVEAQSLTDEHPLHERAWELRGLALYRCGRPAEALGALRAAQRWLRDELGVDPGHRLQALRQAILKRDRALDWQPVTALRAYPAPWAVN, encoded by the coding sequence ATGGCGAGCATCAACGGACAGAACGTCCCTCTGGGTGGCCGCCAACCGAAGACCATCCTGTCGCGGCTGCTGCTGGCCAACGGGCTGGTCGTCGGGGACGACACCATCGTCGACGCGGTGTGGGGGGCCAGGCCGCCGCGGAGCGCCCGGCAGGCGCTGCACACCTACGTCCGGCACCTGCGCCGGGCGCTGGAACCCGACCGCGAGCCCCGGGGGGCCTCCGCCGTGCTGGTCCGCCACCCCGGCGGGTACGCGGTGGATCCGACCCGGGTGGAGCTGGACGCCGACCGGTTCGCCGACCTCGTCGCCACCGGTTCGGCCGCGCTTCTCGACGGGCGCTGCGACGTCGCGCTGACCCGGCTCGACGCCGCCCTCGGGCTCTGGCACGGCGCCCCGTACGCCGACCTCGGGGCCGCGTCGGTCGTGCAGGGCGCGGTCCGCCAGCTCGAACTGCTCCGGGCCACCGCGCGGGAGGACCGGATCGCGGCCCGGCTCGCCCTGGGCCAGCACCACCGGGTGCTCGTCGAGGCGCAGTCGCTCACCGACGAGCACCCCCTGCACGAGCGGGCCTGGGAGCTGCGCGGGCTCGCCCTCTACCGGTGCGGCCGACCGGCCGAGGCGCTGGGGGCGCTGCGGGCCGCCCAACGGTGGCTGCGTGACGAGCTCGGCGTCGACCCGGGGCACCGGCTCCAGGCGCTGCGCCAGGCCATCCTGAAGCGGGACCGCGCCCTGGACTGGCAGCCCGTGACGGCCCTGCGGGCCTACCCCGCCCCGTGGGCGGTGAATTGA
- a CDS encoding aldo/keto reductase has translation MTGQTSSRPAAASGTFRIGGDLPVNRLGYGAMQLTGPGVWGDPKDPDEAVRVLRRAVELGVTFVDTADSYGPFVSELLIRRALRPYPEDLVVATKAGLTRSGPNDWRPVGRPEYLRQQCELSLRHLGVETIGLYQLHRVDRKVPLADQLGELALLRQEGKIRHIGLSEVTVEQIEQARAITPIVSVQNLYNVANRAAEDVLTHCERHDLAFVPWFPIATGELARPGGPLDAIAADHHATPAQLALAWLLRRSPVVLPIPGTSSVAHLEENVAAAEVTLTDDEYDALTRAV, from the coding sequence ATGACAGGTCAGACCAGCAGTCGACCGGCGGCGGCGTCGGGCACGTTCCGGATCGGCGGCGACCTCCCGGTCAACCGGCTCGGGTACGGGGCGATGCAGCTCACCGGCCCGGGGGTCTGGGGTGACCCGAAGGACCCGGACGAGGCGGTGCGGGTGCTGCGCCGGGCCGTGGAGCTGGGCGTCACGTTCGTCGACACCGCCGACTCGTACGGGCCGTTCGTCAGCGAGCTGCTGATCCGGCGGGCGCTGCGCCCGTACCCGGAGGATCTGGTCGTGGCGACGAAGGCCGGGCTGACCCGTTCCGGCCCGAACGACTGGCGGCCGGTGGGTCGCCCGGAGTACCTGCGCCAGCAGTGCGAGCTGAGCCTGCGTCACCTGGGCGTGGAGACGATCGGGCTGTACCAGTTGCACCGTGTCGACCGGAAGGTGCCGCTGGCGGACCAGCTCGGCGAGCTGGCGCTGCTGAGGCAGGAGGGCAAGATCCGGCACATCGGGCTCTCCGAGGTGACCGTGGAGCAGATCGAGCAGGCCCGGGCGATCACGCCGATCGTGTCCGTGCAGAACCTCTACAACGTGGCGAACCGCGCGGCCGAGGACGTGCTGACCCACTGCGAGCGGCACGACCTGGCGTTCGTCCCGTGGTTCCCGATCGCCACCGGCGAGCTGGCCCGCCCCGGCGGCCCGCTGGACGCGATCGCCGCCGACCACCACGCCACGCCCGCGCAGCTCGCGCTGGCCTGGCTGCTGCGCCGGTCGCCGGTCGTGCTGCCGATCCCGGGCACGTCGTCGGTGGCGCACCTGGAGGAGAACGTGGCCGCCGCCGAGGTGACGCTCACCGACGACGAGTACGACGCGCTGACCCGCGCCGTCTGA